The following proteins are co-located in the Saccharomycodes ludwigii strain NBRC 1722 chromosome V, whole genome shotgun sequence genome:
- the ARC18 gene encoding Arc18p (similar to Saccharomyces cerevisiae YLR370C | ARC18 | ARp2/3 Complex subunit) has product MDYNEAVKVLTNLSLDNFKVPGEGGFPLNNIYSVPLQDRNAMELLRSYLQQFRQELSMRLLQRVYWDSNLQQVKTGAGNYPSKFWLAFTRRKFMNKSL; this is encoded by the coding sequence ATGGATTATAATGAAGCAGTTAAAGTTCTAACCAATCTATCTTTGGATAATTTTAAGGTCCCTGGTGAGGGTGGATTTccattaaataatatatattctgTCCCTTTACAAGATAGAAATGCTATGGAACTATTAAGATCGTATTTACAACAATTTCGTCAAGAATTGAGTATGAGATTGCTACAAAGAGTTTATTGGGACAGTAATTTGCAACAAGTTAAAACTGGAGCTGGCAACTATCCTAGCAAGTTTTGGTTGGCATTTACCAGGAGGAAATTCATGAACAAAAGTTTATAA